The sequence below is a genomic window from Colletotrichum destructivum chromosome 4, complete sequence.
TGTCCTGGTGGATCATGTACTGCTGACTTGACCGCTCAGGGGTCGCGGCGCTGGAAGCGAATGACATGGCCGTGCTGCTTCGGTTTGGGACCAGGTCCGGGGTAGGGGGGATGCTGGATATCCGACCAGAGGCggggtggaggaggctgTCGTCGCCCATGTCGGACGTCGCATTTGACTGCGTCTCGTGACCATCGTCGCTGTGGGTAGCGGACAAGTTGCTGCGACGGCGCTGAGCGCGAAGtctggcggcgctggcggcgcgTTCATCAAAGTCGGCATCCTGAGCCAGCTGCAGGCCCTCAACAGCAGCCTGGCATTGCTCAGCAATGTTGCGAATAATGTGGGCGATGGCATCcgtcttgtccttgaggTGGCGGTCTGCCACGTCCTTGAAACTTGAAGCAGAGAGTCTCTTGTTTGCCTGGGCGGCAGCTGAGAGGAGACGGGCCTGGTTGGCATCAGCGTCCCTGGGGGAGACGCCGTCCTCACCGACCTCTGGCTCGAAGCCCTCCTCAATCTCACGCTCCAAGTCGTCAGGCTTGGTCAAAGACTGGACCAGGTGCTCCATGTGGTGACTCTGTCCGCCTATTAAGCTGCGAAGATGCAGCACGACACGGCGAGCCTCGTCACGTTGTCTGAGAATGGTGACGTTGGTGTGCTGAAGAGCAGCAAGCTCCTTCTTGTTGCGCTTACGTTCGCGTTCAAGCTCCTCGGCAATCTCCTGttggaggacgagggcctcgagTGCATCGTCGCGCTGCTTCTCGGTAGCACCAAGACGAACGTTGAGACGTCCGTTGTCATCTTTTTGCTGGTCGATGAGACTTGCGAGACGCCTGTTCTCCCTCTTGTGCgtctcgatcttggccttaAGATCCTGGGTTTCCTTGGTGAGCTGTTCGGCGAACGCCTGGAACTTGAGAAACTATTCACACAGTTAATAAGTACGCTCTCCCGCTTCTTGCGTATATGGAAACCCACCTGCTGTTTCCagctctcgagctcctcgttgAGATAATTGTTGCGCTTAGTGACCTTGTTGAGCTCGGTGTCCATGCGACCCTTCAGGTTGATGAAATCCTGCCAGGCCTCGAGGGCATCGCGAGAGTACTGATTCCTCTCGCGGACAATTTCGTTGAGGTGCCTCATCGAGACCTTTGTCATCAAAGGCTTCTTGACGGAGCCGCCAAAGACAGCCTTAATGCCAGTGTTGCGACCCATCTTCTCGCAGACGTGGTCCATGACAGCCATAACGGAATCCTGACTCCACCACTCAGGGTCCTGAATGGACTCAACCTCACCACGCATCACGATGATCTGGCCGGCGGGGACAAGCTTGCCACCGCCATACGCAGACCGAAGATGGGGGGGGACGCCGGAAGGAGTGACATCGCCATTGAGAGACTGGGTGAGACGGGTGACAAACTTGTTGCGCTGGCTAGGATTCAGCGCGGTCGGAGGGCTAGAGGTGAGCACAAAGTTGCGGTCGAGATCAACTACCAAGGCGTCGGTCGGCGCAGTGAAGAGAGAGCGGCACTCGGCGGTGATGCCTAGAATGTAAGGGCCCGGCTCCTGAACCAAATCCTTGGCATGACGAGCATGCACAACAGGCACATAGAGACCACTCCATTCGTAAACGCGAACGCAATATCGAACAGTCTCTGCAGCCATGGTGAGCATGGCCGGGTAGTGACTAACGAAGATGATGCGGCGGGTGGGcgagatggcggcctcgataACACCAACAATGTTGGGGATGGACAGACAGCAGAACAAGGGCCACATGGCAAAGTTCTGGAAGCCAGTGGGCGATGAGGGGAACTGGTAGCAAAGAGCGTAGTCCTTCATATCAATCCTGACAAGGTCGTTGAGTCTCGGGGCCGGGAAGCTGAGGATGCGCGAGACCTCCTCGGCGTGAAACAAGTTGGTCGCCTTGTTCCAGTGGATCCACATGCCTCGCAAGTAGTCTCCCAGAAGGTTGTACAGCGGGTACCGAGAAAGAAACGACAGGCAGTACGGGATCCAGTACGTCTCGTCAGGGTTTTCGTAGTAGTCGGGCTCGGTTCTCTTGCGCAGATCGCGAATCGTCTCTGccctcttctcgtcggctCGCGACCACACACGCAGACAGATACCGTACAAGGTGTGAGACGAGTCCTGCTGCAAGACGAAAGCATGGTGGACACAGTGAGGCTGGCTGCGGCCGGTGCAGATCTCAACATCGTGGGGGAAGCAAGCCTGTAAATCTGTAAGTCACGCCAAACGCtagacaaaaaaaaaagatggcATTCGGTCACTGACCCGCATGGCAGCGTGTAAGGACCTCGCGATCTCGTTATCCTGCTCCAGCCTGGGACTGCTTCCGAGGATCTCGGGCAGCCAGAATTGACCAACAGCACCCTTCATGTGACCAATCTTGCCTTGGGCGGGGGCAGGAGCCTTGACCCATTGGGAAGGTTCTCTGCCGACACCGCAAACCATGTAGGCGTGAGTAAGTGTCTTGGGGGTCCGCTGCTGGGGCTTCGCGTTCAGGGTCGAGGGAATCGGCTGGGTGATGCGCGAGTGGAGAGAAGAGGTGCGGCTCGGGATGATCAGATTGTTGTCGCCCTGATCACGGGTGGTAGGTCGGCCATCGCGGTCGCCGGTCCGTGGGCGGGTGAAGGACGAGTGTGCGTGCAGCGAAGGCGCCATTTCGTCGGAAATTATTCGTTCctgaaggaagaggaagaagaggtatCAAATGTAAAGTGGTGCAGTTGGATTCGAGGGAGCGAGAAGGGCTACCCGGCTGTATATGTTCCAGGCGGCACACGAGGTGACCAGCGTGTAGAATGAGAAGGCGAGAATATGAAATCGCCGAATTAGGAGGGCAGGTAAAGCACCCGGAGAGCAAGCTCTCGTCACGGTATCGTCGTCGGAGTCGTTGATCAAAAGACCGCCATTCGAAAGAGCCTCTGACAGAGCAACGTCGATTGTCCGGTCTGGTTGAGCGAACAATTGAGGCTCAAGGCACAGACGAGTTGCTTGACTGACTGGACTGCTCGGTGACAGGTgggggagagaagaaacaagagaggagggaggaaggggaagaagtcAGAGTTGAGACAAGAAGAGGCTGTTCGGGCTGGAGTAAAAGGAGAGACTATGTGTCAGGGGGGTGGGGTGTTGGGATAGGATaacgggggagggggcagaAATCAGAGACCGGGGGAGCGTAGGAGGGTGTGCCTGAGAGAAACAAGAGTGCAGATGGCGAGAAATCGAAGGTGTGCGCCACTGGCGGGCGAGCTAAGATAGAGCCAAAGGGGACCAAGCACCACCGGCGAAGCTGGTTAAGGAAGTGAACGGTCGAGCTAGCTGCAGTCCAGATACTGTTGCTACGACATGAGAAGAgacagagggagaaggagaaggggaggaggagagaccAATTGGTCAGGGACGGTGCGCCGTATCCGGGCCTTGACGCAGGTTCCGATGCCGCGTCAAGAAAGACTCTGGTGGCAAGGTATTCTTATTAGTGCTAAGCAACCCGGGAGATGCAACCAACTGCAGGTTTTGACCAGCCGGAGTGTATTCGTACCAATGGAAGAATTGAAAGGAATCGGttgaagggaaggggggggggggggggtgagagagacagaggggCACGGGGCGAAAGCTGGGAGTTGGGGCAGCGAGAAGCCGTTCGCAGTAACAGAAAAGGGTAGTGATGGGGGACAGAAGGACGGGTGTGCAAGGGGCAATGCAGCGAAGCGGTGCCGGTGCCACTCTTGGACCGGAGGAAGGTTCAGCGCAGATGCGATGGAAGGGCCCCCCCGgagggcggaggggggggggggggggcgaagCGTGCCCGTCGAATGGAGGAGGGCAGCGTGGGACTTGAAGGAATCTACTTGTGGTT
It includes:
- a CDS encoding Putative cDENN domain, uDENN domain, tripartite DENN domain, DENN domain lobe protein — protein: MAPSLHAHSSFTRPRTGDRDGRPTTRDQGDNNLIIPSRTSSLHSRITQPIPSTLNAKPQQRTPKTLTHAYMVCGVGREPSQWVKAPAPAQGKIGHMKGAVGQFWLPEILGSSPRLEQDNEIARSLHAAMRACFPHDVEICTGRSQPHCVHHAFVLQQDSSHTLYGICLRVWSRADEKRAETIRDLRKRTEPDYYENPDETYWIPYCLSFLSRYPLYNLLGDYLRGMWIHWNKATNLFHAEEVSRILSFPAPRLNDLVRIDMKDYALCYQFPSSPTGFQNFAMWPLFCCLSIPNIVGVIEAAISPTRRIIFVSHYPAMLTMAAETVRYCVRVYEWSGLYVPVVHARHAKDLVQEPGPYILGITAECRSLFTAPTDALVVDLDRNFVLTSSPPTALNPSQRNKFVTRLTQSLNGDVTPSGVPPHLRSAYGGGKLVPAGQIIVMRGEVESIQDPEWWSQDSVMAVMDHVCEKMGRNTGIKAVFGGSVKKPLMTKVSMRHLNEIVRERNQYSRDALEAWQDFINLKGRMDTELNKVTKRNNYLNEELESWKQQFLKFQAFAEQLTKETQDLKAKIETHKRENRRLASLIDQQKDDNGRLNVRLGATEKQRDDALEALVLQQEIAEELERERKRNKKELAALQHTNVTILRQRDEARRVVLHLRSLIGGQSHHMEHLVQSLTKPDDLEREIEEGFEPEVGEDGVSPRDADANQARLLSAAAQANKRLSASSFKDVADRHLKDKTDAIAHIIRNIAEQCQAAVEGLQLAQDADFDERAASAARLRAQRRRSNLSATHSDDGHETQSNATSDMGDDSLLHPASGRISSIPPTPDLVPNRSSTAMSFASSAATPERSSQQYMIHQDIPTKIVEDDEDFDEDRSESETMPQQSVGKHTDSLIHRPSGARISALGGTR